A section of the Castanea sativa cultivar Marrone di Chiusa Pesio chromosome 12, ASM4071231v1 genome encodes:
- the LOC142619181 gene encoding inositol-tetrakisphosphate 1-kinase 1-like, producing the protein MSSPSPSPSPCSSSRSSQRYRIGYALSPKKVQSFIQNSLVNEAKQRGIDLIKIDPTKPLTQQGPFDCVIHKLYGSDWNNQLLQLSLRHPNVVVIDSPESIERLHNRISMLDVVTGLKSPQGNQKFGVPNQRVLDESENLMDSIEEVGLKFPLIAKPVTADGSAMSHEMSLVFNEDGLKKLKTPIVMQEFVYHGGVVFKVYVVGEHVKCVKRRSLQDKCEVGLNCGAGDKGLMSFSQISNLVAKNEGKGCTSEMDKLVEEAEMPPLEFVMELAKGLREAMGLRLFNFDLIRDSRDGNRYFVIDINYFPGYAKMPDYESVLVDFFCDLVEEKRRKENQEVRWGEIEEKNRLCE; encoded by the coding sequence atgtcttctcCATCTCCGTCTCCATCTCCATGTTCTTCTTCTAGGTCTTCTCAAAGGTACCGCATAGGATACGCTCTTTCTCCCAAAAAAGTTCAAAGCTTCATCCAAAACTCTCTAGTCAACGAAGCCAAACAACGCGGCATCGATCTCATCAAAATCGACCCCACAAAACCCTTAACCCAACAGGGACCGTTCGATTGCGTCATCCACAAACTCTACGGCTCCGATTGGAACAACCAATTGCTGCAACTCTCTCTCCGTCACCCAAACGTCGTCGTAATCGACTCTCCGGAATCCATCGAGCGTCTCCACAATCGAATCTCCATGCTCGATGTGGTTACCGGATTGAAATCTCCTCAGGGGAACCAAAAGTTTGGAGTTCCAAATCAGAGAGTATTGGATGAGTCGGAGAATCTTATGGATTCGATTGAAGAAGTAGGGCTGAAGTTTCCGTTGATAGCGAAACCGGTAACGGCCGACGGCAGTGCCATGTCGCACGAGATGTCCTTGGTGTTCAACGAGGACGGGTTGAAGAAGCTGAAAACACCAATTGTGATGCAAGAATTTGTATACCACGGCGGAGTGGTTTTCAAGGTGTATGTGGTGGGAGAACACGTTAAATGCGTGAAGAGGAGATCGTTGCAGGATAAATGTGAAGTGGGACTGAATTGTGGGGCGGGGGATAAAGGTTTGATGTCGTTTTCGCAGATATCGAATTTGGTTGCGAAAAATGAAGGGAAGGGGTGTACCTCTGAAATGGATAAGCTTGTGGAGGAGGCGGAAATGCCGCCTTTGGAGTTTGTGATGGAGTTAGCCAAAGGGTTGAGGGAGGCAATGGGGCTTAGGCTTTTTAACTTTGATTTGATTAGGGATAGTAGAGATGGGAATAGGTACTTTGTTATTGATATCAATTACTTTCCTGGGTACGCTAAAATGCCCGACTATGAGTCGGTTTTGGTGGACTTTTTTTGTGATCTTGtggaagagaagaggaggaaggAGAATCAAGAGGTGAGATGGGGTGAGATTGAAGAGAAAAATCGCTTGTGTGAGTAA